A single region of the Mycoplasma mycoides subsp. mycoides SC str. PG1 genome encodes:
- the rplL gene encoding 50S ribosomal protein L7/L12: protein MPITKDEIIKALEEMKLNELNELVKAIEDHFGVVASVGVAAAAPAEATNAAPTEVSVVMTSVGQQKVAVIKVVKELTGVGLMDAKKIVDGTMPVTIKEHVKPEEAEEMKAKLVEAGASIDLK, encoded by the coding sequence ATGCCAATCACTAAAGATGAAATTATTAAAGCATTAGAAGAAATGAAATTAAACGAATTAAACGAATTAGTTAAAGCTATTGAAGATCACTTTGGAGTTGTTGCATCAGTTGGTGTTGCAGCTGCTGCTCCAGCTGAAGCTACAAATGCTGCTCCAACCGAAGTTTCAGTTGTTATGACTTCAGTAGGACAACAAAAAGTTGCAGTTATTAAAGTAGTTAAAGAATTAACTGGTGTAGGATTAATGGATGCTAAAAAAATTGTTGACGGAACAATGCCTGTAACTATTAAAGAACACGTAAAACCAGAAGAAGCTGAAGAAATGAAAGCTAAATTAGTTGAAGCTGGAGCTTCAATTGATTTAAAATAA
- the rplJ gene encoding 50S ribosomal protein L10, producing the protein MSNSRPAHARKAEIVVEIVSKIKSAQGVAIAEYKHLTVAKMTELRVQALKQNIDIKVYKDSLVRRAAEELGLVDLIPFLTQQNVFIFSNEDSISAAKLVANFAKKNEALKLKAGIYEGKVVDTVGINEVASLPSKEELYSMFASSLLYPLRKAMAAINAVAETRN; encoded by the coding sequence ATGTCAAATTCAAGACCTGCTCATGCACGTAAAGCTGAAATAGTTGTTGAAATTGTTTCAAAAATTAAAAGTGCTCAGGGTGTTGCAATTGCTGAATACAAGCATTTAACAGTTGCTAAAATGACTGAATTAAGAGTTCAAGCCTTAAAACAAAATATTGATATTAAGGTTTATAAAGATTCACTTGTAAGAAGAGCTGCTGAAGAATTAGGTTTAGTTGATTTAATTCCATTTTTAACTCAACAAAACGTGTTTATTTTCTCAAATGAAGATTCAATTTCTGCAGCTAAATTAGTTGCAAATTTTGCTAAGAAAAATGAAGCTCTTAAATTAAAAGCTGGTATTTATGAAGGTAAAGTTGTTGATACTGTTGGAATCAATGAAGTTGCTTCATTACCATCAAAAGAAGAACTATACTCAATGTTTGCTTCAAGCTTACTATACCCATTGAGAAAAGCTATGGCTGCTATTAACGCAGTTGCTGAAACTAGAAATTAA
- a CDS encoding variable surface lipoprotein: protein MKPLSRLFLNIFPKFLVRVYGSGGMKKIKKIISIGSLSSLLLMPLVAASCKKNGNDEKFQIINNESNPQTSNQMTPNSINDNDDKSDKNEKTDNNQNSESPVNPNETDDEEEKKLKEKQEQEDEKSKVTKFPM from the coding sequence ATGAAACCATTATCTCGTCTTTTTTTGAATATTTTTCCAAAATTTTTAGTCCGTGTTTATGGTAGCGGGGGGATGAAGAAGATTAAAAAAATTATATCTATTGGATCTTTATCATCTCTCTTACTTATGCCATTAGTTGCTGCTTCTTGTAAGAAAAATGGTAATGATGAAAAATTTCAAATAATAAATAACGAATCTAACCCGCAAACTTCAAACCAGATGACCCCCAATTCTATTAATGATAATGATGATAAGTCTGATAAAAATGAGAAAACAGACAATAATCAAAATTCAGAATCTCCAGTAAATCCAAACGAGACAGATGATGAAGAAGAAAAGAAATTAAAAGAGAAACAAGAGCAAGAAGATGAAAAATCAAAAGTGACAAAGTTTCCAATGTAA
- a CDS encoding DNA-directed RNA polymerase subunit beta, which translates to MAYKIRKINRNVERRDYTKVSMNLSLPNLIGIQTETFEWFKTKGIQEVLDEFFPILSFDGSSVLTLENWGFKEPRLSVRQAKEESKIYDAPIYANLKLSVNKTEEIQKEFDGVVLDDALQILSKWLEEKTVSKNITFKQQSQNSYFFELTIKKSEKPDLIQIDIIEDKKTSLICNVSIYKSGEVFLGDFPLMTEAGTFIINGSQKVIVSQLVRSPGAYFNKELNRKTGEMIYFADIIPSRGTWLEYETDSKKIGNDAINPLYVKIDKSRKTTATSLLLAFGISKDDILNIFDNDEVLVETLQQDSIIGDFKIDWSNQVQEIYKKITQGETATSEGASKFINSILFDKRKYDLTKAGRFKLKQKLSIKNRILNRVIAEDIVDANNNVLIAKDTEVNKHNIKQISEILDQDVMSIDLNYLSDIPGTRKVQKIKVYKDSELKTDTTCLIGLTSSSNEEFITVADILSTVSYLLNLKYNIGEIDDIDNLGNRRVRTVGELLQNQFRMGLNRIDKNVKEKLATSDLYKVKTSTIINAKPLTAIIGEFFNLSQLSQFMDQINPLSELTNKRRLTALGSGGLSRDRAGLEVRDVHPSHYGRICPIETPEGPNIGLINNLSTYARVNEYGFITTPYRKVINGIIQNDQVEYLTADQEKNFIIAQSNVNQDENGKILDEIIVSRFNGDDYMAKVEEIDYIDVSPKQIVSVATSGIPFLENDDANRALMGANMQRQAVPLIKPESPIVATGIEFEAARDSGEAIVAKEDAIVKYVDSKTIITDGESGIRTYILSDYERSNNGTSLTQSPIVKVGDVVKKGEIIADGPSMDQGELAIGQNVVVAFSTYNGYNFEDAIVMSERIVIDDRFTSTHIDEYTLEVRNTKQGQEEVIREIPNMSEQAKRHLDAEGIVAIGTEVKVGDVLVGKVTPKGQVQLSPEDKLLHAIFGEKSRNVKDNSLRVPNGGEGIVQSIKRFKAKSALNPDGIELPADIIEVIKVYVVQKRKIQEGDKMSGRHGNKGIISRILPVEDMPHLEDGTPVDIILNPQGVPSRMNIGQILEIHLGMAAKKLNQKVITPAFEGLNEKELEEIMAEAGMTNYGKVTLIDGQTGEPFDKPIAVGVMYMLKLSHMVDDKIHARNVGPYSLITQQPLGGKAQNGGQRFGEMEVWALEAYGAAHTLREILTIKSDDIKGRSKTYEAIVRSKKIPEPGIPESFNVLSKEIMGLGFNMYMIDETGEKSVINAYDKKNFDADNYEDDEILVKTDTLYIDDEDVDAEFEDLTYVDENDILRSFESENDIDEEE; encoded by the coding sequence ATGGCTTATAAAATTAGAAAAATTAATCGTAATGTAGAACGTCGTGATTATACTAAAGTGTCAATGAACCTTTCTCTACCAAACTTAATTGGTATTCAAACTGAAACTTTTGAATGATTTAAAACTAAAGGAATTCAAGAAGTTTTAGATGAATTTTTCCCAATTTTATCATTTGATGGATCAAGTGTTTTAACTTTAGAAAACTGAGGGTTTAAAGAACCTAGATTAAGTGTAAGACAAGCAAAAGAAGAATCAAAAATTTATGATGCTCCAATTTATGCTAATTTAAAACTATCAGTTAATAAAACAGAAGAAATTCAAAAAGAATTTGATGGTGTTGTTTTAGATGATGCCTTACAAATTTTAAGTAAATGATTAGAAGAAAAAACTGTAAGTAAAAACATAACTTTTAAACAACAATCTCAAAATTCATACTTTTTTGAATTAACTATTAAAAAATCAGAAAAACCAGATCTAATTCAAATTGATATTATTGAAGATAAAAAAACTTCATTGATTTGTAATGTATCTATTTATAAATCAGGTGAAGTGTTTTTAGGTGATTTTCCATTAATGACAGAAGCTGGAACTTTTATTATTAATGGTTCTCAAAAAGTCATTGTATCTCAATTAGTAAGATCTCCAGGAGCTTATTTTAATAAAGAATTAAATCGTAAAACTGGAGAAATGATTTATTTTGCAGACATTATTCCAAGTAGAGGAACTTGATTAGAATACGAAACTGATTCTAAAAAAATTGGAAATGATGCAATTAATCCTTTATATGTAAAAATTGATAAATCAAGAAAAACTACAGCCACTTCTTTATTATTAGCTTTTGGTATTAGTAAAGATGATATTTTAAATATTTTTGATAATGATGAAGTATTAGTTGAAACTTTACAACAAGACTCAATTATTGGCGATTTTAAAATAGATTGATCAAATCAAGTTCAAGAAATTTATAAAAAAATTACACAAGGTGAAACTGCAACTAGTGAAGGTGCTTCTAAATTTATTAATAGTATTTTATTTGATAAAAGAAAATATGATTTAACTAAAGCCGGAAGATTTAAACTAAAACAAAAATTATCAATTAAAAATAGAATTTTAAATAGAGTAATAGCAGAAGATATTGTTGATGCTAATAATAATGTATTAATAGCTAAAGATACTGAAGTTAATAAACATAATATTAAACAAATTAGTGAAATCTTAGATCAAGATGTAATGAGTATTGATCTAAATTATTTATCAGATATTCCAGGAACTAGAAAAGTTCAAAAGATTAAAGTTTATAAAGATAGTGAACTAAAAACTGATACTACTTGTTTAATTGGTTTAACTAGTTCATCTAATGAAGAATTTATAACAGTAGCTGATATTTTATCAACTGTTTCTTATTTATTAAACTTAAAATATAACATTGGTGAAATTGATGATATTGATAATTTAGGAAACAGAAGAGTTAGAACTGTTGGTGAATTATTACAAAATCAATTTAGAATGGGATTAAACCGTATTGATAAAAATGTTAAAGAAAAATTAGCTACAAGTGATTTGTATAAAGTTAAAACTTCAACAATTATCAATGCAAAACCTTTAACTGCAATTATTGGTGAGTTCTTCAATTTATCACAATTATCTCAATTTATGGATCAAATTAATCCATTATCAGAATTAACTAATAAACGTAGATTAACAGCTTTAGGATCTGGTGGTTTATCAAGAGATAGAGCAGGATTAGAAGTTCGTGACGTTCACCCATCTCATTATGGAAGAATTTGTCCTATTGAAACTCCAGAAGGACCAAACATTGGATTAATTAATAACTTATCAACTTATGCAAGAGTTAATGAATATGGATTTATTACAACTCCATATAGAAAAGTTATTAATGGAATTATTCAAAATGATCAAGTTGAATATTTAACAGCTGATCAAGAAAAAAACTTTATTATTGCTCAATCTAATGTTAATCAAGATGAAAATGGAAAAATTCTAGATGAAATTATAGTTTCACGTTTTAATGGTGATGACTATATGGCTAAAGTTGAAGAAATAGATTATATTGATGTTTCTCCAAAACAAATTGTTTCAGTTGCTACAAGTGGTATTCCATTTTTAGAAAATGATGATGCCAACCGTGCTTTAATGGGTGCTAACATGCAACGTCAAGCAGTACCTTTAATTAAACCAGAATCACCAATTGTTGCAACTGGTATTGAATTTGAAGCAGCACGTGATTCAGGTGAAGCTATTGTTGCTAAAGAAGATGCAATTGTTAAATATGTTGATTCAAAAACTATTATTACTGATGGAGAATCTGGAATTAGAACTTATATTCTATCAGATTATGAAAGATCAAATAATGGAACTTCATTAACTCAATCACCAATTGTTAAAGTTGGAGATGTAGTTAAAAAAGGTGAAATTATTGCTGATGGTCCATCAATGGATCAAGGTGAATTAGCAATTGGTCAAAATGTTGTTGTTGCCTTTTCAACTTATAATGGATATAACTTTGAAGATGCGATCGTTATGAGTGAAAGAATTGTTATAGATGATCGTTTTACTTCAACTCATATTGATGAATATACTTTAGAAGTAAGAAATACAAAACAAGGTCAAGAAGAAGTAATTAGAGAGATTCCTAATATGTCAGAACAAGCTAAAAGACATTTAGATGCTGAAGGAATTGTAGCTATTGGTACTGAAGTTAAAGTTGGAGATGTTTTAGTTGGAAAAGTAACTCCAAAAGGACAAGTTCAACTTTCTCCAGAAGATAAATTATTACATGCTATATTTGGTGAAAAATCTAGAAATGTTAAAGATAATTCATTAAGAGTTCCAAATGGTGGAGAAGGAATTGTTCAATCAATTAAACGTTTTAAAGCAAAAAGTGCATTAAATCCTGATGGAATTGAATTACCAGCTGACATTATAGAAGTAATTAAAGTTTATGTTGTTCAAAAACGTAAAATCCAAGAAGGAGATAAAATGTCTGGTCGACATGGAAACAAAGGTATTATTTCAAGAATTTTACCTGTTGAAGACATGCCACATCTAGAAGATGGAACACCAGTTGATATTATCTTAAACCCACAAGGGGTTCCTTCACGTATGAATATTGGTCAAATTTTAGAAATCCATTTAGGAATGGCTGCTAAAAAACTAAACCAAAAAGTTATTACTCCTGCTTTTGAAGGATTAAATGAAAAAGAATTAGAAGAAATAATGGCTGAAGCTGGAATGACAAATTATGGTAAAGTTACTTTAATTGATGGTCAAACTGGTGAACCATTTGATAAACCAATTGCAGTTGGAGTTATGTACATGTTAAAACTATCTCACATGGTTGATGATAAAATTCATGCACGTAATGTTGGTCCTTATTCATTAATTACTCAACAACCATTAGGAGGAAAAGCTCAAAATGGTGGTCAACGTTTTGGAGAAATGGAAGTTTGAGCTTTAGAAGCTTATGGAGCTGCTCATACACTACGTGAAATTCTAACAATTAAATCAGATGATATTAAAGGTCGTTCAAAAACTTATGAAGCAATTGTTAGATCTAAAAAAATTCCTGAACCTGGAATTCCAGAATCATTTAACGTGTTATCAAAAGAAATTATGGGTCTAGGATTTAATATGTATATGATTGATGAAACTGGTGAAAAATCAGTAATTAATGCATATGATAAAAAAAACTTTGACGCAGATAATTATGAAGATGATGAAATTTTAGTAAAAACAGATACTTTATATATTGATGATGAAGATGTTGATGCTGAATTTGAAGATCTAACTTATGTTGATGAAAATGATATTTTAAGATCGTTTGAATCAGAAAATGATATTGATGAAGAAGAATAA
- a CDS encoding BspA family leucine-rich repeat surface protein: protein MRSKIYISMFSCFMLKLGNVGELMDEMFYGATNFDQDISNWNTENVKSMSGLFAGAENFNQSLNSWNVSKVTQMSYMFHEAKKFNQHLDKWNVSSVIDMESMFLSAESFNGKIDNWNVQNVNKLGEMFLSAVKFSQNLSKWKIKENVFENSRNIFNKTYGYEREVSEAWRRNK, encoded by the coding sequence ATGAGATCAAAAATTTACATAAGTATGTTTTCTTGTTTTATGCTTAAACTGGGAAACGTAGGAGAATTAATGGATGAAATGTTTTATGGTGCAACAAATTTTGATCAAGACATATCAAATTGAAATACTGAAAATGTAAAAAGTATGTCAGGTTTATTTGCTGGTGCAGAAAATTTTAACCAATCTCTTAATTCGTGAAATGTATCTAAAGTAACTCAAATGTCTTATATGTTTCATGAAGCAAAGAAATTTAACCAACATTTAGATAAATGAAATGTTTCTAGTGTAATAGATATGGAATCAATGTTTCTAAGTGCAGAATCTTTTAATGGAAAAATAGACAACTGAAACGTTCAGAATGTTAATAAATTAGGTGAAATGTTTCTTTCTGCGGTTAAATTTTCACAAAACTTGTCAAAATGAAAAATTAAAGAGAATGTATTCGAAAATTCAAGGAATATTTTCAATAAGACATATGGATACGAAAGAGAAGTATCAGAAGCTTGAAGAAGAAATAAATAA
- the rpoC gene encoding DNA-directed RNA polymerase subunit beta': protein MENLNRKKAIKIELANPDTIRSWSHGEVLKPETINYKTLKAEKDGLFDERIFGPTKNYECVCGRYKKANPMNKGKKCEKCGVELTESIVRRERMGHIELEEPVTHIWMLKVAPYRIAAILDLKAKELEEVVYFVSHIVLEQGNQKHFVEKEVLDLGSSRITKTREKLQLTILDVIDLINDPNHRDTKKANRLLEELKNTAVPFSIDEATSLISKYTGAKFGIGARAVEYLLEKVDLTKEIEAIKIQLENSKKTPNERTKLLKRLETFDSLKRSKQRPEWMVMRVIPVIPPDIRPIIQLDGGRFTTSEINDLYRRIIIRNERLKKVKEMGAPSIIVNNEKRMLQEAVDALFDNERKPKPVQRKNKRPLKSLTSVLKGKQGRFRQNLLGKRVDYSARSVIAIGPDLKMYQAGLPREMAITLFKPFVIQWLQDHEYAENVKIAEKMLLQNDPKVWEALEQVIKDRPVLLNRAPTLHRLGIQAFEPKLVKGKAIRLHPLVTTAFNADFDGDQMAVHVPITKEAVAESRALMLGSSAILGPKDGKAIVTPGQDIILGNYYLTTEEKNAKGQGMIFSSLDEAFMAYDSGQIHLNSLIGIALSALPEQKFSDKNQRLNSYLLTTVGKLYFNQIFDDNFPWINSNNIWNAKEAVKEFIYYFSQDINNVIENIQVQQPIKKKELSLIIERYFETHGARKTAEMLDKMKDLGFSFSTKSGTTISAGDVVAFTHKYDEFKEADQKVEQITDFYNMGMLTNSEKKRRIIEVWSDVKDKIQDELATVLRKDVKNPIFVMVDSGARGNISNFTQLVGMRGLMNDTKGDIKEIPIKSSFREGLTVSEYFVSTHGARKGMADIALKTADSGYLTRRLVDVSQEIVVVNEDCEPSKGFEVSAIIDTKHDNVIVPLKDRLVGRFTFEDIYDDDKNLVAFANTLIDKNIAEKIIMSGISSVVIRSVLTCDNKRGVCQKCYGLNLATASVVNIGEPVGVIAAQSIGEPGTQLTMRNFHTGGVAGNVDITQGLPRIKELLDVTTPKGAVAIISEVDGVVSEIEDYNGVFVINIVTENEEVKKYKTEFNSVLRVEQGSSVVAGQKLTEGAIDLHQLLEFGGIQDVQNYILKEVQKVYRLQGIEISDKYIEIIIKQMLNKVKITDGGDSDLLPGEVITIQNYKEVVQDCIVKSIRPPLSKAQIFGIKKAPLESSSWLSSASFQDTARVLTRAIIKGKEDKLEGLKENIMLGNLIPAGTGLTGTQEVEQLAEQYHNNEY, encoded by the coding sequence ATGGAAAATCTAAATCGTAAAAAAGCAATAAAAATTGAATTAGCTAACCCTGATACAATTCGTTCATGATCACATGGTGAAGTTTTAAAACCAGAAACTATCAACTATAAAACATTAAAAGCTGAAAAAGATGGGCTATTTGATGAAAGAATTTTTGGTCCAACTAAAAATTATGAATGTGTTTGTGGAAGATATAAAAAAGCCAACCCTATGAATAAAGGGAAAAAATGTGAAAAATGTGGTGTTGAATTAACTGAATCAATTGTTAGAAGAGAAAGAATGGGACATATTGAATTAGAAGAACCAGTTACTCACATTTGAATGTTAAAAGTTGCTCCTTATAGAATTGCTGCAATTTTAGATCTAAAAGCAAAAGAACTAGAAGAAGTAGTTTATTTTGTTTCACATATTGTCTTAGAACAAGGAAATCAAAAACATTTTGTAGAAAAAGAAGTTCTAGATTTAGGTTCATCAAGAATTACTAAAACTAGAGAAAAATTACAATTAACAATTTTAGATGTTATTGATCTAATTAATGATCCAAATCATAGAGACACAAAAAAAGCTAATAGATTATTAGAAGAATTAAAAAATACTGCTGTGCCATTTTCAATTGATGAAGCTACTAGTTTAATTAGTAAATATACTGGTGCAAAATTTGGAATTGGAGCTAGAGCTGTTGAATATCTATTAGAAAAAGTAGATTTAACTAAAGAAATTGAAGCAATCAAAATTCAACTTGAAAATTCTAAAAAAACCCCAAATGAAAGAACTAAATTATTAAAACGTTTAGAAACTTTTGATTCTTTAAAACGTTCTAAACAACGTCCTGAATGAATGGTTATGAGAGTAATTCCAGTTATTCCACCAGACATTCGTCCAATTATTCAATTAGATGGTGGTCGTTTTACTACTTCTGAAATTAATGATTTATATAGAAGAATCATTATTAGAAATGAAAGATTAAAAAAAGTTAAAGAAATGGGTGCACCTTCAATTATTGTTAATAATGAAAAGCGTATGTTGCAAGAAGCTGTTGATGCTTTATTTGATAATGAAAGAAAACCAAAACCAGTTCAAAGAAAAAACAAACGTCCATTAAAATCTTTAACTAGTGTTTTAAAAGGAAAACAAGGTCGTTTTAGACAAAACTTATTAGGAAAACGTGTTGATTATTCAGCTAGATCAGTTATTGCAATTGGACCAGATCTAAAGATGTATCAAGCAGGTTTACCAAGAGAAATGGCAATTACTTTATTTAAACCATTTGTAATTCAATGACTTCAAGATCATGAGTATGCTGAAAATGTAAAAATTGCTGAAAAAATGTTATTACAAAATGATCCAAAAGTTTGAGAAGCACTAGAACAAGTAATTAAAGATAGACCTGTTTTATTAAATCGTGCTCCTACATTACACCGTTTAGGAATTCAAGCATTTGAACCTAAGTTAGTTAAAGGAAAGGCAATTCGTTTACACCCACTAGTTACAACTGCATTTAATGCTGACTTTGACGGGGATCAAATGGCAGTTCACGTACCTATTACAAAAGAAGCTGTTGCTGAATCAAGAGCTTTAATGTTAGGTTCAAGTGCTATTTTAGGACCAAAAGATGGAAAAGCAATTGTTACTCCTGGTCAAGATATTATTTTAGGAAACTACTATTTAACTACTGAAGAAAAAAACGCTAAAGGTCAAGGAATGATTTTTTCAAGTTTAGATGAAGCATTTATGGCTTATGATAGTGGTCAAATTCATTTAAACTCATTAATTGGAATTGCTTTATCAGCTTTACCTGAACAAAAATTTAGTGATAAAAATCAAAGATTAAATTCTTATTTACTAACAACTGTTGGAAAACTTTACTTTAATCAAATTTTTGATGATAATTTCCCATGAATCAATTCAAATAATATTTGAAATGCTAAAGAAGCGGTTAAAGAATTTATTTATTATTTTTCACAAGACATTAATAATGTAATTGAAAATATTCAAGTTCAACAACCAATTAAGAAAAAAGAATTATCACTTATTATTGAAAGATACTTTGAAACTCATGGAGCTAGAAAAACTGCTGAAATGCTAGATAAGATGAAAGATCTAGGATTTAGTTTTTCAACAAAATCAGGAACTACAATTTCAGCTGGAGATGTTGTTGCCTTTACTCATAAATATGATGAATTTAAAGAAGCAGATCAAAAAGTTGAACAAATTACTGATTTTTACAATATGGGTATGTTAACTAATAGTGAAAAGAAACGTAGAATTATTGAAGTTTGATCTGATGTTAAAGATAAAATTCAAGATGAATTAGCAACAGTATTGCGTAAAGATGTTAAAAATCCAATTTTTGTAATGGTTGATTCAGGAGCTCGTGGTAATATTTCAAACTTTACTCAATTAGTTGGTATGCGTGGATTAATGAACGATACTAAGGGAGATATTAAAGAAATTCCTATTAAGTCATCATTCCGTGAAGGATTGACTGTTTCAGAATACTTTGTTTCAACTCATGGAGCTAGAAAAGGTATGGCAGATATTGCCTTAAAAACTGCTGATTCAGGTTATTTAACTAGAAGATTAGTTGACGTTAGTCAAGAAATTGTTGTTGTTAATGAAGATTGTGAACCAAGTAAAGGATTTGAAGTATCAGCTATTATTGATACAAAACATGATAATGTTATTGTTCCACTAAAAGATAGATTAGTTGGAAGATTTACATTTGAAGACATTTATGATGATGATAAAAACCTAGTTGCTTTTGCTAATACATTAATTGATAAAAATATTGCTGAAAAAATTATTATGTCAGGAATTAGTTCAGTAGTTATTAGATCGGTTTTAACTTGTGATAACAAACGTGGTGTTTGTCAAAAATGTTATGGATTAAACTTAGCTACTGCTTCAGTTGTTAATATTGGTGAACCAGTTGGAGTTATTGCTGCTCAATCAATTGGAGAACCAGGAACTCAATTAACAATGCGTAATTTCCATACAGGAGGAGTTGCTGGTAATGTTGATATTACTCAAGGGCTTCCACGTATTAAAGAATTATTAGACGTTACAACTCCAAAAGGCGCTGTTGCTATAATTTCTGAAGTTGATGGAGTAGTTAGTGAAATTGAAGATTATAATGGTGTATTTGTAATTAATATTGTTACTGAAAATGAAGAAGTTAAAAAGTATAAAACTGAATTTAACTCAGTATTACGTGTTGAACAAGGATCAAGTGTTGTTGCTGGTCAAAAATTAACTGAAGGAGCTATTGATTTACACCAATTATTAGAATTTGGTGGAATTCAAGATGTACAAAATTACATTTTAAAAGAAGTTCAAAAAGTTTATAGATTACAAGGTATTGAAATTTCAGATAAATATATTGAAATTATCATTAAACAAATGTTAAACAAAGTAAAAATTACTGATGGTGGTGATTCTGATTTATTACCTGGAGAAGTTATTACAATTCAAAACTATAAAGAAGTTGTTCAAGATTGTATTGTTAAATCAATTAGACCTCCTTTATCAAAAGCTCAAATCTTTGGTATTAAAAAAGCACCTTTAGAATCAAGTTCATGATTATCTTCTGCTTCATTCCAAGATACTGCTAGAGTATTAACTAGAGCAATTATTAAAGGAAAAGAAGATAAATTAGAAGGACTAAAAGAAAATATTATGTTAGGTAATTTAATTCCAGCTGGTACTGGTTTAACTGGAACTCAAGAAGTTGAACAACTAGCAGAACAATACCATAACAATGAATATTAA
- a CDS encoding BspA family leucine-rich repeat surface protein, producing the protein MKKLLTILGSVGLVATTSAAVIACGDKTPSTKSAEKVENKEKTKPSEAPKKEEKKEDKNNEENQKNESKPINPENDKKNSEVIKAIVKKQEDAFATFHTRKDFLDQIKVFAKEEGIENLELADGNKDTTFVEGKNNQRNKVKLRLGSYEFDVELGDVLKDRVATKYYIENDNKKIIEDQDGQFLSLKDNEQNVVITQIGYSLKEKYVGCTNKVIQIYKMPKNTKEVPKHLPLKIKSLNNAFQKFKLKEVLNLDKWDVSNVESMNSMFYEATNFNQNISKWNTKNVKSMFYLFAAATKFNQPLNNWNVENVTNMSGMFYDATDFNQDLDKWNVSNVIDMEDMFNNAKSFNGNINNWNVGKVEKLSQMFLYATKFLQDLSEWKIKNNVAKKANIIFDSTYKLKDQVLKAWEKN; encoded by the coding sequence ATGAAAAAATTATTAACAATATTAGGATCTGTTGGTTTAGTTGCAACAACTAGTGCTGCAGTAATTGCTTGTGGTGATAAAACACCAAGTACTAAGTCTGCAGAAAAGGTTGAAAATAAAGAAAAGACAAAACCTTCTGAAGCACCTAAAAAAGAAGAAAAAAAAGAAGATAAAAATAATGAAGAAAATCAAAAAAATGAATCAAAACCAATAAATCCTGAAAATGATAAAAAAAATTCTGAGGTCATAAAAGCTATTGTAAAAAAACAAGAGGACGCATTTGCAACGTTTCACACTCGTAAAGACTTCTTAGACCAAATAAAAGTTTTTGCTAAAGAAGAAGGAATTGAAAACTTAGAACTGGCTGATGGAAATAAAGATACAACTTTTGTAGAGGGTAAAAATAACCAAAGAAATAAGGTTAAATTACGTTTAGGGAGTTATGAATTCGATGTAGAACTGGGAGATGTTTTAAAGGATAGAGTGGCTACAAAATATTATATTGAAAATGATAATAAAAAAATTATTGAAGATCAAGATGGCCAGTTTTTAAGTCTAAAAGATAATGAGCAAAATGTAGTTATTACTCAAATAGGTTATTCATTGAAAGAAAAATATGTTGGTTGTACTAACAAAGTAATACAAATATATAAAATGCCAAAAAATACAAAAGAAGTTCCAAAACATCTTCCTTTGAAAATTAAAAGTCTAAATAATGCTTTTCAAAAATTTAAATTAAAAGAAGTTTTAAACTTAGATAAATGAGATGTTTCTAATGTAGAATCTATGAATAGCATGTTCTATGAGGCAACAAATTTTAACCAAAATATTTCAAAATGAAATACTAAAAATGTAAAAAGTATGTTTTATTTATTTGCTGCTGCAACAAAGTTTAACCAACCACTTAATAATTGAAATGTTGAAAATGTTACAAATATGTCTGGAATGTTCTATGATGCAACAGATTTTAACCAAGATTTAGATAAATGAAATGTTTCTAATGTAATAGATATGGAAGACATGTTTAATAATGCAAAATCTTTTAATGGAAATATAAACAACTGAAACGTTGGGAAAGTTGAGAAATTAAGTCAAATGTTCCTTTATGCGACTAAATTTTTACAAGACTTGTCAGAATGAAAAATTAAAAATAATGTAGCAAAAAAAGCAAATATTATATTCGATTCTACATATAAACTCAAAGATCAAGTATTAAAAGCCTGAGAAAAGAATTAA